A genomic stretch from Bos javanicus breed banteng chromosome 3, ARS-OSU_banteng_1.0, whole genome shotgun sequence includes:
- the LOC133244307 gene encoding guanylate-binding protein 6-like, producing MASGPNMMDPICLVENKNAQLSVNQKALQILENISQPVVVVAIVGLYRTGKSYLMNRLAGQNHGFPLGSTVQSKTKGIWMWCVPHPSKSEHILVLLDTEGLGDVEKGDSKNDSWIFALAVLLSSTFVYNSMNTINSDALEKLHYVTELTELIRAKSSPKMDGVRDSVEFASFFPDFIWTVRDFTVELKLNDDPITEDEYLENALKLIKGSHPNVKKASLPRECIRHFFPKRKCFVFDRPVNDRELLAHLDEVLESQLDPKFKEQSDTFCSYIFTHARTKILREGVKVTGKRLGTLVVTYVDAINSGEIPCLENAVTTLAHLENSAAMQKAADYYSEQMTQRLNLPTDTLQELLEVHTACEREAIVVFMNQSFKDENQDFQKKLLEIIKNKKEGFLQQNEEASAKYCQTKLDQISKTLKESISAGSFSVPGGHKLYRKAMERLQQDYCHVPRKGVKTNEVLQNFLQSQVAIEISILQSDKALTDAAKAIAEEQARKEATERERELLIQKQYEQQQQMEAQDRSLRENIAQLREKLERERENFEKEKERLLEHRLKAQNDLLTEGFSRKAEEMKAEIKHLRNIIEKSKKDKASWISKTLDGLATEATAILSLPAKVIGWGLKGLSSLFK from the exons ccagtggtggtggtggccaTTGTAGGACTGTATCGTACCGGCAAATCCTACTTGATGAACCGTCTTGCAGGACAGAACCATG GTTTCCCTCTGGGCTCCACAGTGCAGTCTAAAACCAAGGGCATCTGGATGTGGTGTGTGCCTCACCCTTCCAAATCAGAGCATATCCTGGTCCTTCTGGACACTGAGGGCCTGGGGGATGTGGAAAAG GGTGACTCTAAGAACGACTCATGGATCTTTGCCCTGGCTGTGCTTTTGAGCAGCACTTTCGTCTACAACAGCATGAACACCATCAACAGTGATGCCTTGGAGAAATTGCA TTATGTGACAGAGCTCACAGAACTCATCAGGGCCAAGTCCTCTCCAAAAATGGATGGAGTAAGAGATTCCGTAGAGTTTGCGAGTTTTTTTCCAGACTTTATCTGGACTGTACGGGATTTCACCGTGGAGCTTAAATTAAATGATGACCCTATCACAGAAGATGAGTACCTGGAGAACGCCTTGAAGTTGATTAAAG gTTCACATCCCAATGTTAAAAAGGCCAGCCTACCCAGGGAGTGTATCAGGCATTTTTTCCCAAAACGGAAGTGTTTTGTCTTTGACCGGCCAGTAAATGATAGGGAACTCCTAGCCCATCTTGATGAAGTTTTAGAAAGTCAACTGGATCCTAAATTCAAGGAACAATCGGATACTTTCTGTTCATATATCTTTACCCATGCAAGAACCAAGATCCTCAGGGAAGGGGTGAAGGTCACTGGGAAGC GTCTGGGGACTCTGGTTGTGACCTATGTAGATGCCATCAACAGTGGAGAAATTCCTTGTTTGGAGAATGCAGTGACAACTCTGGCCCACCTGGAGAATTCAGCAGCCATGCAGAAGGCAGCTGACTACTACAGTGAGCAGATGACCCAGCGACTGAACCTCCCCACAGACACGCTCCAGGAGCTGCTGGAGGTGCACACAGCCTGTGAGAGGGAAGCCATTGTAGTATTCATGAATCAGTCTTTCAAGGATGAAAATCAGGACTTCCAGAAGAAGCTCCTG GAAATCATAAAGAATAAGAAGGAAGGTTTTTTGCAACAGAATGAAGAGGCATCTGCTAAATACTGCCAGACTAAACTTGATCAAATTTCGAAGACCCTAAAGGAAAGTATTTCAGCAGGGAGTTTCTCTGTTCCTGGAGGGCACAAACTCTACAGGAAAGCAATGGAAAGATTACAACAGGACTATTGCCATGTGCCCAGGAAAGGAGTGAAG ACAAATGAGGTCCTCCAGAACTTCCTGCAGTCTCAGGTGGCAATCGAGATATCCATCCTGCAGTCAGATAAAGCCCTCACTGATGCAGCAAAGGCCATAGCAG AGGAGCAAGCCAGGAAGGAGGCAACTGAGAGGGAACGCGAATTGCTAATACAGAAACAATACGAGCAGCAACAGCAGATGGAAGCTCAAGACAGAAGTCTCAGGGAAAACATAGCCCAGCTGAGAGAGaagctggagagagaaagagaaaactttgagaaagagaaggaaaggctactgGAACACAGGCTGAAG GCTCAAAATGATCTGCTTACTGAAGGATTTAGTAGAAAAGCTGAGGAAATGAAAGCAGAGATAAAACACCTAAGAAACATAATTGAGAAGAGTAAAAAGGATAAAGCTTCTTGGATTTCAAAGACTCTGGATGGACTTGCCACTGAAGCAACTGCAATTCTGTCTCTTCCCGCTAAAGTAATTGGTTGGGGTCTGAAGGGCTTGAGCTCACTGTTTAAATAG